One Fusarium poae strain DAOMC 252244 chromosome 4, whole genome shotgun sequence DNA window includes the following coding sequences:
- a CDS encoding hypothetical protein (SECRETED:SignalP(1-26)~BUSCO:28613at5125~CAZy:GT32): MLNSRRAVVAAVFVLTVFFLLTRSHSSTPVVPAAQNAAATADTSKNDAPASNEAVPPPPEEKQPEMEVKERRTRPRIDMSGMTTYEKLEYAYPYDVTSKFPAYIWQTWKQSPDQGDFQFKDHHGSWREEHPGFVHEVVTDDVAVNLIRLLYATVPEVVEAYRSLPMPVLNADFFRYLILFARGGIYSDIDTYAIQSSVKWLPEQIARDTIGLVIGIEADPDRPDWAQWYSRRIQFCQWTIQAKPGHPALRDIINRITKKTLEEKSKGTLANILDRNVVEFTGPAVWTDAVIDYFNDGRFFDMSQSKGTIDYKNFTGMETSKRVGDVVVLPITSFSPGVGQMGSKEPDDPMAFVKHDFEGTWKPESERHMGEQQQQEEGQQAPLQQEGQPQEGQPQQGQPQQEQPPQQQQQQQQQQQQPPAPQQ, encoded by the exons ATGCTCAACTCTCGCCGCGCCGTCGTGGCTGCGGTTTTTGTTCTCACTGTATTCTTCCTTCTGACGAGATCACACTCCTCGACACCTGTCGTTCCAGCAGCCCAAAATGCTGCTGCCACCGCCGATACAAGCAAGAACGACGCACCTGCCTCAAACGAAGCCGTGCCACCACCACCCGAGGAGAAACAACCAGAGATGGAGGTGAAGGAGCGTCGCACACGGCCTCGCATCGACATGTCGGGAATGACGACCTATGAGAAGCTCGAATACGCCTACCCCTACGATGTTACCTCCAAGTTTCCCGCCTACATCTGGCAGACTTGGAAGCAAAGTCCCGATCAGGGCGATTTCCAATTCAAGGACCACCATGGTTCATGGAGAGAAGAGCACCCCGGTTTCGTTCACGAAGTTGTCACCGACGACGTTGCCGTTAACCTGATTCGTCTGCTTTATGCTACTGTCCCTGAGGTTGTCGAGGCCTACCGAAGCCTCCCAATGCCCGTTTTAAATGCTGACTTCTTCCGCTACCTTATCCTGTTTGCGCGAGGTGGCATCTACTCTGACATTGACACCTATGCTATCCAGAGCTCTGTCAAGTGGCTGCCCGAACAAATCGCTCGTGACACTATCGGATTGGTTATCGGTATCGAGGCGGACCCTGACCGTCCTGATTGGGCTCAGTGGTACAGTCGCCGTATCCAGTTCTGCCAGTGGACGATACAGGCCAAGCCTGGCCATCCCGCGCTTCGCGACATCATCAACCGAATCACCAAAAAGACATTGGAAGAAAAGAGTAAAGGCACCCTGGCCAACATCCTTGACCGGAATGTTGTGGAGTTTACGGGCCCTGCTGTATGGACAGATGCCGTCATTGATTACTTCAACGATGGACGTTTCTTCGACATGTCGCAAAGCAAAGGAACGATTGACTATAAGAACTTTACTGGCATGGAGACAAGTAAGCGAGTGGGCGATGTGGTTGTGTTGCCCATCACAAGTTTCTCACCTGGAGTGGGACAAATGGGATCCAAGGAGCCTGACGACCCTATGGCTTTCGTTAAGCACGATTTTGAAG GAACATGGAAGCCTGAGAGCGAGCGTCACATGGgcgagcagcagcagcaagaagAGGGACAGCAAGCCCCCTTACAGCAGGAGGGACAGCCGCAAGAGGGGCAGCCTCAGCAGGGACAACCTCAACAGGAACAACCAccccagcagcaacagcagcaacagcagcaacagcaacagccaCCTGCTCCTCAGCAATAA
- a CDS encoding hypothetical protein (BUSCO:10923at5125), with the protein MQTVIRQSFRKSYLSTRIAFKPCQLRRLSSSNLSIRWGPQDPPLYNGTIPEHFASVVSAHGDREAVIARTPTPHSHESTLTYYALDSLSNSLAHSLSSLGVRKGDRVAVSLGNGPEFAALTYACFKLGAILVPLNPGFNEHQVIAALKHLAIKTLIIGAVTDLAYKPGRGRSNEHLLRSVVGDVSASKIQSEAVPSLCNVVVFDNLACHQDVKFDLKGCRAFTPYSSLVDGSVNSVTPDSPLEASDVINIQFTSGTTSMPKAAMLSHRAILNNGALIAHRMGLHADDRVVVPPPLFHCFGCVLGYMATATTGAGILFPSPAFDPEATLRMVVDHEATGLYGVNTMLVAVLEALNRGDVVPHDPKHLRKGIVAGSSVPPSLMSTLHKRLGLEDLVICYGMTETAPVSCMTSPSDPIDKRTSSIGKVMPHTGLKIVDPLDHSKILPIGKRGELATAGYLVMEGYYGDEARTSEVRVPDPEDGTVWMYSGDEAEMDEQGYVQITGRIKDLIIRGGENIHPLEVEDCLLTHEGVREASVIGVPDERYGEAVAAFVIPARGWTPLDHMEDVSSNEVKADEDGVLTRDGLRQWVATKLSKHLVPKYVFWIDEYPKTPSGKVQKFKLKEYAKEILGDEGDKA; encoded by the exons ATGCAGACCGTGATACGTCAAAGCTTTAGAAAGTCATATTTATCAACACGGATAGCCTTTAAACCATGTCAACTGAGACGACTTTCTTCATCTAACCTCAGTATCCGATGGGGTCCTCAAGAT CCTCCTCTTTATAATGGCACAATTCCAGAGCATTTTGCCTCAGTCGTCTCAGCACACGGCGACCGCGAAGCAGTCATCGCCCGCACCCCAACCCCTCACTCTCACGAGTCAACACTAACATACTACGCTCTTGACTCTCTATCCAACAGCCTCGCTCACTCGCTCTCCTCCCTGGGTGTCCGCAAAGGTGACCGTGTCGCCGTTTCTCTTGGTAACGGTCCTGAATTCGCAGCTTTGACATATGCTTGCTTCAAGCTCGGCGCCATCCTCGTACCGTTGAATCCAGGCTTCAATGAGCACCAAGTTATAGCGGCTCTAAAGCACTTGGCTATCAAGACGCTCATCATCGGTGCCGTGACAGATCTGGCGTATAAGCCTGGACGCGGAAGAAGTAATGAGCATCTTCTTCGGAGCGTGGTGGGGGATGTTTCGGCGTCAAAGATCCAGAGCGAAGCTGTCCCCTCTTTGTGCAACGTTGTGGTCTTTGATAACCTCGCGTGCCATCAGGATGTCAAATTTGACCTAAAGGGGTGTCGAGCGTTTACCCCTTATTCTTCTCTGGTCGACGGTTCGGTTAACTCTGTGACGCCTGATTCTCCCTTGGAGGCGAGCGATGTTATCAATATCCAGTTTACATCAGGGACTACTTCGATGCCAAAGGCGGCCATGCTTTCGCATCGTGCTATTCTCAACAACGGTGCTTTGATAGCGCATCGAATGGGCCTTCATGCAGATGATCGTGTAGTTGTGCCTCCTCCGCTATTTCACTGCTTTGGTTGTGTGTTGGGATACATGGCGACGGCTACTACAGGTGCTGGTATTCTCTTCCCCAGTCCGGCTTTTGATCCCGAAGCCACTTTACGCATGGTCGTCGATCACGAAGCTACCGGTCTTTATGGTGTGAATACCATGTTGGTTGCTGTTCTCGAGGCCCTCAACCGAGGAGACGTCGTTCCTCATGACCCCAAACATCTGCGCAAGGGCATTGTAGCCGGTAGCAGCGTGCCACCTTCTCTCATGAGCACGTTGCATAAGCGTCTCGGTCTTGAAGACCTCGTTATTTGCTATGGTATGACCGAGACAGCCCCTGTGAGCTGCATGACCAGTCCTTCAGATCCAATCGATAAGCGTACTTCAtccatcggcaaggtcatgcCTCACACGGGACTCAAGATCGTCGATCCCTTGGACCACAGCAAGATACTCCCCATCGGAAAACGAGGTGAGCTGGCTACGGCAGGATACCTCGTTATGGAGGGATACTACGGCGACGAGGCCCGCACATCTGAAGTCCGCGTACCAGATCCTGAAGACGGAACAGTATGGATGTACTCTGGTGATGAGGCCGAGATGGATGAGCAAGGCTACGTCCAAATCACAGGACGCATCAAAGATCTTATTATCCGCGGCGGAGAGAACATCCATCCGTTGGAAGTAGAAGACTGCCTCCTGACTCATGAAGGTGTTCGAGAAGCTAGCGTGATAGGTGTCCCTGACGAGCGATATGGTGAAGCAGTGGCAGCCTTTGTCATTCCAGCACGAGGATGGACGCCATTAGATCATATGGAGGACGTATCCTCGAATGAGGTGAAGGCTGACGAGGATGGTGTTTTGACGAGAGACGGCTTGAGGCAATGGGTTGCGACGAAGCTGTCCAAGCATCTCGTGCCCAAGTACGTCTTCTGGATCGATGAGTATCCAAAGACACCAAGTGGAAAGGTCCAGAAGTTCAAGTTGAAGGAATATGCAAAGGAGATCCTGGGAGATGAGGGCGACAAGGCATAG
- a CDS encoding hypothetical protein (TransMembrane:8 (i117-134o164-187i208-232o252-268i280-298o304-323i335-359o416-435i)~BUSCO:24119at5125), translating into MSIDPVMQVEDKIAPGPSATSDKPVVEEKIIRQQATIITTTEDEHIAASNGSASAATSPTTGAAPRPRLKKDNSTPNMNGPLYMQTAGNKTVLVRRLKRKEESTWKHLSRWFVENQIGLSFNLLALIFLAQTFIPKARDYTQKFFHLSYHNSQSGQYRIGYDDAYFITFCIILFTGLRAATMEYVLAPIGRWQGVDNRKNLTRFSEQAWLMVYYTVFWPWGMYIYCTSPHYMSMENLWTDWPNRELDGIMKAYLLCQWAFWLQQMIVINIEERRKDHWQMFTHHIVTTALIYACYSYHHTRVGNFILVIMDVVDLFLPLAKCLKYCGYKKVCDVMFGLFVVSWFFARHVLYIAVCWSIYADTPRIMPTGCFKGNNDNMVGPLNTPAGWGYLAEPFINPEGLVCYNETVKWGFLGPLLFLQAITIGWFTMIVRVIIKVLKGGDAEDVRSDDEGGEEEEEEEFIYEEAQPLEEEVGVEALDLRNWERRSGVKKQASSSGVSLPGHSDRKELLGRIGCEKQVD; encoded by the exons ATGAGCATTGATCCCGTCATGCAGGTCGAGGACAAGATTGCCCCTGGCCCTTCTGCCACCAGCGACAAGCCAGTTGTAGAAGAGAAAATCATTCGTCAACAAGCTACCATCATCACAACCACAGAAGATGAGCACATCGCAGCCTCAAATGGCAGCGCAAGTGCTGCCACTTCACCTACCACTGGTGCTGCCCCACGACCACGACTCAAGAAGGACAACAGCACGCCAAACATGAATGGTCCCCTTTACATGCAAACCGCCGGTAACAAGACAGTGCTTGTCCGTCGTCTTAAGCGCAAGGAGGAGAGCACCTGGAAGCACCTCTCGCGCTGGTTTGTCGAGAACCAAATCG GACTCTCTTTCAACCTTCTAgctctcatcttcctcgcccAAACCTTCATCCCCAAAGCTCGCGATTACACCCAGAAGTTCTTCCATCTCAGCTACCACAACTCTCAATCCGGACAATATCGCATTGGCTACGACGATGCCTACTTCATCACTTTTTGCATCATTCTTTTCACAGGCCTTCGCGCCGCTACGATGGAATACGTCCTTGCGCCTATTGGTAGATGGCAAGGTGTTGACAACCGCAAGAACCTGACTCGCTTCAGTGAACAAGCTTGGCTCATGGTCTACTACACCGTTTTCTGGCCTTGGGGAATG TACATTTACTGCACCTCTCCTCATTACATGAGCATGGAGAATCTGTGGACTGACTGGCCCAACCGTGAGCTCGACGGAATCATGAAGGCCTACCTCCTTTGCCAGTGGGCTTTCTGGCTACAGCAGATGATTGTCATTAACATCGAGGAGCGCCGCAAGGATCATTGGCAGATGTTCACTCACCACATCGTCACCACAGCTCTCATCTATGCTTGCTATTCTTACCACCACACCCGCGTTGGTaacttcatcctcgtcatcatggATGTTGTTGACCTCTTCCTTCCT CTTGCCAAGTGTCTCAAGTACTGCGGTTACAAGAAGGTCTGCGATGTCATGTTCGGTCTGTTTGTTGTTTCTTGGTTCTTTGCCCGTCATGTCTTGTACATCGCGGTCTGCTGGTCCATTTACGCCGATACCCCTCGAATCATGCCCACCGGCTGCTTCAAAGGCAATAATGACAACATGGTTGGTCCTCTTAACACTCCAGCTGGCTGGGGATACCTCGCCGAGCCTTTTATCAACCCTGAAGGCCTTGTCTGTTACAACGAGACCGTCAAGTGGGGTTTCCTTGgacctcttctcttccttcaggCCATAACCATTGGCTGGTTTACCATGATCGTTCGCGTCATTATCAAGGTCCTCAAGGGAGGCGATGCCGAGGACGTCCGAAGTGACGACGAGGGtggcgaggaagaggaagaggaggagttTATCTACGAGGAAGCTCAACctttggaggaggaagtcGGCGTCGAGGCACTTGACCTTCGCAACTGGGAGCGCCGATCAGGCGTCAAGAAGCAAGCCAGCAGTTCGGGAGTCAGCCTGCCCGGCCACAGCGATCGAAAGGAGTTGCTGGGCCGCATTGGCTGCGAGAAGCAGGTCGACTAA
- a CDS encoding hypothetical protein (TransMembrane:7 (i75-96o108-126i135-154o160-180i192-212o218-240i249-270o)~BUSCO:47115at5125) encodes MASKTKYQAAPQSDPDDDYTHAPPAYAEGSAARDETQGLFGAPRDSEDNLPDDFKFGGSVAEATVDIRNQFVRKVYTILTVQLLATAGVSSLTFFSTGYKDWIQSHPGVVWASLFGAMIFMGLTYWKRKSYPTNLLFLSLFTLAEAYTISVIVSFYKTSIVLNAVVLTAGIFVFLTLFACQTKYDFTSWMPYLFGALWGLVIFGFMAMFFPYSSTGELIYGGLAALIFSGYILVDTQLVLRHHHVEEEIAAAISLYLDIINLFLAILRILNSQSNN; translated from the exons ATGGCTTCCAAGACCAAGTATCAGGCAGCGCCTCAGAGCGACCCAGACGACGATTACACCCACGCGCCCCCCGCCTATGCTGAGGGTTCCGCTGCTCGCGATGAGACACAAGGCCTTTTTGGTGCGCCCCGCGACAGCGAGGACAACCTCCCCGATGACTTCAAG TTCGGCGGCTCTGTAGCTGAGGCTACAGTTGATATTCGCAACCAGTTCGTCCGCAAGGTTTACACCATCCTCACTGTTCAGCTCCTTGCCACTGCTGGAGTGAGCAGCCTCACCTTTTTCAGCACCGGCTACAAGGACTGGATCCAGAGCCACCCTGGCGTCGTCTGGGCTTCA CTCTTTGGTGCTATGATCTTCATGGGCCTCACCTACTGGAAGCGCAAGTCCTACCCGACCaaccttcttttcctctcgCTTTTTACTCTTGCCGAAGCCTACACTATTTCCGTTATAGTGTCATTCTACAAGACGTCCATCGTTCTAAACGCCGTTGTTCTCACTGCCGGAATCTTTGTCTTCCTCACTCTTTTTGCCTGCCAGACAAAGTACGACTTTACCTCGTGGATGCCTTATCTTTTCGGTGCCCTCTGGGGTCTCGTCATCTTCGGTTTCATGGCCATGTTCTTCCCTTACAGCTCCACTGGTGAGCTTATCTATGGTGGTCTCGCCGCTCTCATCTTCAGTGGTTACATCCTCGTCGACACTCAGCTTGTCTTGCGTCACCATCACGTCGAGGAGGAAATCGCCGCTGCTATCAGCCTTTACCTCGACATTATCAACCTCTTCCTTGCCATCCTGCGCATCCTCAACAGCCAGTCTAACAACTAA
- a CDS encoding hypothetical protein (BUSCO:33411at5125): protein MSSMGKMIRRKKNVKKGIQFCLMVCGASGTGRTTFVNTLCGKSVLEHKESDDASGAHVEDGVKIKPITVELELDEEGTRISLTIVDTPGFGDQIDNEASFSEIVGYLERQYDDILAEESRIKRNPRFRDNRVHAMLYFITPTGHGLRELDIELMKRLAPRVNVIPVIGRADSLTPAELAESKKLVMEDIEHYRIPVYNFPYDIEEDDEDTVEENAELRGLMPFAIVGSEDVVEIGGRKVRARHYPWGVVEVDNPRHSDFLAIRSALLHSHLADLKEITHDFLYENYRTEKLSKTVDGASGNADSSMNPEDLASQSVRLKEEQLRREEEKLREIELKVQREINEKRQELLARESQLREIEARMQREAAAQNAGTPEPNGGEEQLN, encoded by the exons ATGTCGTCCATGGGC AAGATGATCCGCCGAAAGAAGAATGTCAAGAAGGGTATTCAGTTTTGCCTGATGGTCTGCGGTGCTTCAGGCACTG GCCGTACCACCTTTGTTAACACTCTCTGCGGAAAGAGCGTGCTTGAGCACAAGGAGTCCGACGATGCTAGCGGCGCGCACGTTGAGGATGGTGTTAAGATCAAGCCCATCACTGTCG agcttgagcttgacgaGGAGGGTACTCGTATCTCTCTGACCATTGTCGACACACCTGGCTTCGGTGACCAGATTGACAACGAAGCTAGCTTTTCAGAGATCGTTGGTTACCTCGAGAGGCAATACGACGACATTCTCGCCGAAGAGTCCCGTATCAAGCGTAACCCTCGATTCAGAGACAACCGGGTGCACGCTATGCTCTACTTCATCACCCCTACAGGCCATGG TCTCCGAGAACTCGACATCGAGCTCATGAAGCGACTCGCCCCCCGCGTCAACGTTATCCCCGTCATTGGCCGCGCCGATTCACTCACACCCGCTGAGCTTGCCGAGTCCAAGAAGCTTGTCATGGAGGATATCGAGCACTACCGCATTCCCGTCTACAACTTCCCATACGATattgaggaggatgatgaggacaCCGTCGAGGAGAACGCTGAGCTCCGTGGCCTCATGCCTTTTGCCATTGTAGGATctgaggatgttgttgagATTGGTGGCCGCAAGGTTCGCGCCCGTCACTACCCTTGGGGTGTTGTCGAGGTTGATAATCCTCGTCACTCCGATTTCCTTGCTATTCGATCAGCGCTACTCCACAGTCACTTGGCTGATCTGAAGGAAATCACCCATGATTTCCTGTACGAGAACTACCGTACCGAGAAGCTGTCCAAGACTGTTGATGGTGCTTCTGGAAA TGCCGACAGCTCAATGAACCCTGAGGATCTTGCGTCCCAGTCCGTCCGCCTCAAGGAAGAGCAGCTCCGAcgagaggaggagaagctgCGCGAGATCGAACTCAAGGTGCAGCGCGAGATCAACGAGAAGCGACAAGAGCTTTTGGCTCGCGAATCTCAGCTTCGCGAGATCGAGGCTCGTATGCAACGAGAGGCCGCTGCTCAGAACGCTGGCACACCCGAGCCCAATGGTGGCGAGGAGCAGCTCAACTAG
- a CDS encoding hypothetical protein (BUSCO:28882at5125): MNVRPPIEASSSEAVLSVSFNNDASCFSVGLDSGICVFHTKSCLLKASRDFNAGISLVQMMGTTNYLALVGGGRSPKFAMNKAIIWDDMKGKVALEITTLTAVRGVQLGRERIAVVLQNSVRVYSFTKHPDLLHIYETADNLAGLCCLSDKKLAFPGRTAGQIQLVELATGNVSIIPAHSSALKAIALSPDGELLASASEKGTLIRVYSTSNCAKLAELRRGIDPATIFSLAFSHCGTMLACTSDKSTLHVFDVPHPRKPGMNRSQQIGTPGADAGDGTGKWGILSKIPLMPRMFSDVYSFSSTHFEAGDEAAIGGIPFSESTVLGTSRPPKGIIGWIGDDSLVVIGAGHDARWEKFVIVDGEDGKRHCVREGWKRYLGNT; encoded by the exons ATGAACGTGCGACCACCCATCGAGGCTTCAAGCTCTGAGGCTGTCTTGTCTGTTTCCTTCAACAATGATGCGAGTTGTTTCTCTGTCGGCCTTGATTCCGGTATTTGTG TCTTTCATACCAAATCCTGCCTTCTCAAAGCCTCAAGAG ATTTCAATGCCGGCATCAGCCTTGTTCAGATGATGGGCACGACTAATTACCTGGCTCTAGTCGGCGGTGGCAGGTCGCCTAAGTTTGCTATGAACAAA GCCATAATATGGGACGACATGAAAGGCAAGGTTGCTCTGGAAATCACGACTCTCACAGCAGTACGCGGCGTTCAACTGGGCAGGGAACGTATCGCCGTTGTCTTGCAGAACAGCGTCCGGGTCTACTCCTTTACTAAACATCCAGATCTACTTCATATATACGAAACTGCGGACAACCTTGCAGGCCTATGCTGTCTCTCGGACAAGAAGCTTGCTTTTCCTGGTCGAACTGCTGGACAAATACAACTCGTCGAGTTAGCGACTGGTAACGTCAGCATTATTCCAGCCCATTCTTCTGCGCTAAAGGCAATTGCTTTGAGTCCGGATGGAGAACTTCTAGCCAGCGCAAGCGAAAAAGGTACTCTCATCCGTGTCTATTCCACAAGCAACTGTGCAAAACTTGCCGAGCTTCGCCGAGGTATCGACCCTGCTACTATATTCTCCCTTGCCTTTTCTCACTGCGGTACTATGCTCGCCTGCACTTCGGACAAATCTACTCTACACGTATTCGATGTGCCTCATCCGCGAAAGCCAGGGATGAACAGAAGTCAACAGATTGGTACTCCCGGAGCTGATGCCGGGGATGGAACGGGGAAGTGGGGTATTCTTAGCAAGATTCCTCTGATGCCTCGAATGTTTTCCGACGTTTACTCCTTCAGCTCGACACATTTCGAGGCTGGAGATGAAGCTGCGATAGGAGGGATACCTTTCTCGGAGAGCACTGTCCTAGGAACATCCCGGCCACCAAAGGGTATTATTGGATGGATCGGCGATGACAGCCTGGTGGTCATAGGCGCAGGACACGACGCACGATGGGAGAAGTTTGTTATCGTCGATGGCGAAGATGGAAAGCGACACTGCGTTAGGGAAGGATGGAAACGGTACTTGGGTAACACATGA
- a CDS encoding hypothetical protein (BUSCO:49230at5125): MNKIRAIQALNQKEIENGITPEGSWHTDYRDTAYVYFGGLPYELSEGDVITIFSQFGEPVWLKLARDKETGKSKGFGWLKYEDQRSTDLAVDNLGGADIGGRLIGVDHARYKMRDDEDPDEFKVGWEDMLKREGQAVSEDESSEEEEVRRPMLPEERELALLMQEHDDDDPMKGFLIEEKKKEVEEARRKADKKDRKDKHKHHRSHRSRKDGDEEDRHHRSRRHKSPADREERHRDRESRRHRDDGHDRERRRDRDRRREKRDDEDRGHDRDRRRDDDREHRRHRDDHDDSRHKRRREEDHDRRPRRRSRSQSPRRRED; encoded by the exons ATGAATAAAATACGCGCGATCCAAGCGCTTAACCAGAAGGAAATTGAAAACGGGAT CACTCCCGAAGGTTCCTGGCATACCGACTATCGCGACACTGCCTACGTCTATTTTGGTGGCCTACCCTACGAGTTGTCCGAGGGCGATGTTATCACAATCTTCTCCCAATTTGGAGAGCCAGTTTGGCTGAAACTGGCCCGTGACAAAGAGACTGGCAAGTCAAAAGGTTTCGGATGGCTCAAGTATGAGGACCAGAGAAGTACCGATTTGGCGGTCGACAACCTTGGTGGAGCAGATATTGGCGGTCGCCTGATCGGCGTCGACCATGCGCGATACAAGATGCGGGATGATGAGGATCCAGACGAGTTTAAGGTCGGCTGGGAGGACATGCTTAAGCGAGAAGGTCAAGCTGTGTCAGAAGATGAGAGcagcgaagaggaagaggtgcGGCGACCGATGTTGCCTGAAGAGAGAGAGCTTGCGCTCTTGATGCAGGAacatgacgacgacgatccTATGAAGGGGTTCCTGatcgaggagaagaagaaggaagtcgAAGAGGCACGGCGCAAAGCAGACAAGAAGGATCGCAAAGACAAACACAAGCATCACCGGTCGCATCGATCACGGAAAGATGGGGATGAAGAGGATAGGCATCACAGGTCAAGACGACATAAGAGTCCTGCGGACAGAGAGGAGCGCCACCGAGACAGGGAATCACGCCGACACAGAGACGACGGCCATGATCGAGAGAGGAGACGGGACAGAGATAGAcggagagaaaaaagagatgatgaggatcgTGGCCATGACCGAGATCGGAGAAGAGATGACGATCGAGAGCACCGAAGGCATAGGGACGACCATGACGACTCGCGGCATAAACGACGCAGAGAAGAAGACCATGACAGAAGACCAAGACGACGTAGTAGAAGTCAATCGCCAAGACGTCGTGAGGATTAA
- a CDS encoding hypothetical protein (BUSCO:13949at5125) — translation MANRVSVYTTASGDSEGRDGDQKKDLWTSMLESVASGKRLPEKNLIVLGGSPEHQRDFLDSLSSSESRRNADRLKIPPIANNFALGYTYYDVLDADQDDTLARVSLYFLSQPSTEFASLVAPLLTPETIPNTSLIILLDWSQPHLWLRQIWTWVQVIQEVLKKVDTDQHALMEEVMSAWKERGRGGAATNLDGTPSATATGSDGDSSLPLGPGEWEEPLGLPLCVVCQNAQKMEFLEKNQAWKEPDFDTVLQYLRTVLLRHGASLIYTSQNAPSQLPSLIHSTLGITSLLKRHPLKHNVIDRDKIVVPTNWDSWGKIRVLGGTFDAEQVSNSWSEDISTPRESMRFNDDDQGEVDEAELEERQEKSAIARYEGWCRDPNSGGLAVVENAMHGEKWITVESDDTQDFLEKQLKILEAFKAKQPEKGSDNAIARSTRHIDYSNDEKSISEHIGPVQFNMGGIQVDADDMLQRLKDRNAFSSSPSNEEEEAESPAANMAKDFDNEQLQSFFTGLMNRKGTADASRS, via the exons ATGGCGAACAGAGTATCGGTCTATACAACAGCTTCAGGCGATTCTGAAGGTCGCGATGGAGATCAAAAGAAGGACCTTTGGACGTCTATGTTAGAGTCCGTCGCCAGCGGCAAACGACTACCGGAGAAGAACCTCATTGTTCTAG GCGGTTCTCCCGAACATCAAAGAGACTTTCTTGATTCCCTGTCCAGCTCCGAATCAAGGCGTAATGCGGACCGGCTTAAGATACCACCGATTGCCAATAACTTTGCGCTGGGCTACACATATTACGATGTCCTTGACGCCGACCAGGATG ATACCTTGGCACGAGTCTCGCTCTATTTTCTTTCTCAGCCATCTACCGAGTTCGCTTCCTTAGTCGCGCCCCTCCTTACCCCAGAGACGATCCCCAACACCTCTCTGATCATCCTACTAGACTGGTCACAGCCGCACTTGTGGTTGCGACAAATATGGACTTGGGTTCAGGTGATACAAGAGGTCCTTAAGAAAGTTGACACAGATCAACACGCTCTTATGGAAGAGGTCATGTCTGCGTGGAAAGAGAGAGGTCGAGGAGGCGCAGCGACCAATCTCGACGGCACACCTTCAGCTACAGCCACTGGTAGTGATGGAGATAGTTCACTGCCACTGGGGCCAGGAGAATGGGAAGAACCCCTGGGTCTACCACTCTGTGTAGTATGCCAAAAC GCGCAAAAAATGGAATTCCTTGAGAAGAATCAGGCATGGAAAGAGCCTGATTTTGATACTGTGTTGCAATACTTGCGAACCGTTTTGTTGAGAC ATGGCGCTTCTCTCATCTATACCTCACAAAATGCGCCTTCTCAGCTACCGTCTCTCATTCATTCCACTCTTGGAATCACATCTCTCCTAAAGCGTCACCCACTAAAGCATAACGTTATCGACCGCGACAAGATTGTCGTTCCCACCAACTGGGACTCATGGGGCAAGATTCGTGTTCTTGGCGGAACATTTGATGCCGAGCAGGTTTCCAATTCGTGGTCTGAAGATATCAGCACCCCCCGCGAGTCTATGCGCTTCAATGACGATGATCAAGGTGAAGTCGACGAAGCAGAGTTGGAAGAGCGACAAGAGAAAAGTGCGATCGCGCGTTACGAGGGATGGTGCCGTGACCCTAACAGCGGCGGCTTGGCGGTTGTCGAAAATGCCATGCATGGCGAGAAGTGGATCACCGTGGAGAGTGATGATACTCAAGACTTCCtcgagaagcagctcaagatcCTTGAGGCATTCAAAGCCAAGCAGCCAGAAAAGGGTTCCGATAACGCCATCGCCCGCAGCACGCGTCATATCGATTATAGTAACGACGAGAAGAGTATTAGCGAGCACATTGGTCCTGTGCAATTCAACATGGGCGGTATCCAAGTTGACGCTGATGATATGCTGCAGCGTCTTAAG GATCGCAATGCGTTTTCTTCCTCGCCCAGTaacgaagaggaggaagccGAGTCGCCTGCTGCAAACATGGCCAAGGACTTTGACAATGAACAACTGCAGAGTTTCTTTACTGGTTTGATGAATCGTAAAGGCACTGCAGATGCATCCCGTTCTTGA